A genomic segment from Malus domestica chromosome 05, GDT2T_hap1 encodes:
- the LOC103420106 gene encoding replication factor C subunit 1-like isoform X9 has protein sequence MSQADIRKWFMKSHDKGNSQKPVVTTSQTPSTAKTEPKESARGDQDNSGRRKTSKYFPPDKPTDDKETSKVPAKRKPHKDPDESIKPSPAKKAHKVIDDDDDDDDFVSPNLKKKSVDSTPSKKLKSTSGVGIPQKVTTIDEGGDDDAKAAKSPLKPAGRGRGGRGTSAGPTGGRGRGAGRGGFMNFGERKDPPHKGEKEVPEGAPDCLAGLTFVISGTLDSLEREEAEDLIKRHGGHITGSVSKKTNYLLCDEDIEGRKSSKAKELGTAFLTEDGLFDMIRASIGAKVPVHEAKKSVDDAAAASLPNKSPKKVTLKKDLTGSSLASSASSKLLQSDASLARHKKQTTGHSTFTWTEKYRPKVPNDIIGNQSLVKQLHDWLAHWNEQFLDTGNKKKGKNPTNSGAKRAVLLSGTPGIGKTTSAKLVSQMLGFQAIEVNASDSRCKSDSKIEKGIGGSNANSIKELVSNKALSKDGSKHPKTVLIMDEVDGMSAGDRGGVADLIASIKISKIPIICICNDRYSQKLKSLVNYCLLLSFHKPTKQQMAKRLMQIASAEGLQVNEIALEELAEKVNGDMRMAVNQLQYMSLSMSVIKYDDVRQRLLSSSKDEDISPFTAVDKLFGFNAGKLRMDERVDLSMSDPDLVPLLIQENYINYRPSSAVKDDSGIKRMDLIAHAAESIGNGDIFNVQIRKYRQWQLSQSACLSSSIIPAALLRGQRETLEQGERNFNRFGGWLGKNSTLGKNLRLLEDLHVHLLASRESSSGRETLRVEYLFLLLKRLTVPLRELPKDEAVQEVVEFMNAYSISQDDFDTIVELSKYKGHPNPLDGILPAVKAALTKAYKEGSKTRMVRAADFVTIPGMKKAPKKRIAALLEPSDVVIGENNDDTLVQSEDENSSDTEDLEGTAAGEKLQKECKYNLI, from the exons ATG TCACAGGCAGATATTAGGAAGTGGTTTATGAAGTCGCACGACAAGGGAAACAGCCAGAAACCGGTAGTGACTACTTCACAGACTCCTTCAACAGCTAAGACAGAGCCTAAAGAATCA GCGCGTGGAGATCAAGACAACTCTGGCAGGAGGAAAACTAGCAAGTATTTTCCCCCAGATAAGCCAACAGATGATAAAGAAACATCTAAAGTTCCAGCCAAAAGAAAGCCTCACAAGGATCCTGATGAATCTATTAAACCCTCACCTGCAAAAAAAGCTCACAAAGTTATTGATGACGATGATGACGATGACGATTTTGTCTCGCctaatttgaagaagaaatcaGTTGATTCCACTCCTAGTAAGAAACTGAAAAGCACGTCTGGCGTGGGAATCCCACAGAAGGTTACCACTATTGATGAAGGTGGCGATGATGATGCAAAGGCTGCCAAATCACCCCTCAAGCCGGCTGGTAGGGGTCGTGGTGGAAGAGGTACTTCTGCAGGACCAACCGGTGGAAGAGGCAGAGGCGCTGGACGAGGCGGATTTATGAACTTTGGAGAAAGGAAAGATCCTCCACACAAAGGAGAAAAG GAAGTTCCTGAAGGTGCTCCAGATTGTTTAGCTGGCTTGACTTTTGTAATTAGTGGTACACTTGACAg TTTGGAAAGAGAAGAAGCAGAGGATTTGATTAAACGTCATGGCGGTCATATTACTGGATCTGTCAGCAAGAAAACG AATTATCTTTTATGCGATGAAGATATTGAGGGAAGGAAATCCTCTAAAGCTAAAGAACTTGG TACGGCTTTTCTTACTGAGGATGGATTGTTTGATATGATTCGGGCGTCTATCGGTGCTAAAGTACCTGTACACGAAGCAAAGAAATCTGTGGATGATGCTGCAGCAGCATCTTTGCCCAATAAAAGCCCTAAGAAAGTAACATTAAAGA AAGATTTGACTGGAAGCTCGTTGGCATCAAGTGCATCTAGCAAACTGTTGCAGTCAGATGCCTCCCTTGCTAGGCATAAGAAGCAAACTACCGGCCATTCTACTTTTACTTGGACAGAAAAATACAGGCCAAAGGTTCCAAACGACATTATTGGGAATCAGTCATTG GTAAAGCAGCTTCATGATTGGTTGGCACATTGGAATGAGCAATTTCTTGATACTGGAAataagaaaaagggaaaaaaccCAACCAATTCTGGTGCAAAAAGGGCTGTACTTTTAAGTGGAACACCTGGTATAGGGAAAACGACGTCTGCAAAGTTAGTCAGTCAGATGCTTGGTTTCCAGGCAATTGAG GTAAATGCTAGTGACAGTCGTTGTAAATCTGATTCAAAGATTGAAAAGGGAATTGGTGGAAGCAATGCGAATTCGATTAAAGAGCTTGTCAGCAACAAGGCCCTAAGCAAGGATGG ATCAAAGCATCCCAAAACTGTGCTGATTATGGATGAGGTTGATGGGATGTCTGCTGGAGATCGGGGAGGAGTTGCTGATCTTATTGCTAGCATAAAGATTTCAAAAATTCCTATTATCTGCATTTGTAATGATCGTTACAGTCAGAAACTGAAAAGTCTTGTGAACTACTGTTTGCTTCTCAGCTTTCACAAACCTACCAAGCAACAG ATGGCAAAGAGGTTGATGCAAATTGCAAGTGCTGAAGGCcttcaagttaatgag ATTGCTCTTGAGGAACTGGCAGAAAAGGTTAATGGAGACATGCGAATGGCTGTTAACCAATTGCAATATATGAGCCTCTCAATGTCTGTCATTAAATATGATGATGTACGGCAACGCTTATTAAGCAGTTCAAAGGATGAAGATATTTCACCATTTACAGCTGTTGACAA GCTGTTTGGTTTTAATGCTGGAAAGTTGCGAATGGATGAGCGAGTTGACCTGAGCATGAGTGATCCTGACCTAGTCCCTCTTCTTATCCAG GAAAACTATATCAACTACAGGCCAAGTTCGGCTGTAAAAGATGATAGTGGGATAAAACGTATGGACTTGATTGCCCATGCCGCTGAGTCTATTGGCAATGGAGATATTTTCAATGTACAGATTAGAAAATATCGGCAATGGCAGCTTTCCCAAAGTGCTTGTCTTTCATCCTCTATAATTCC TGCTGCATTGTTGCGGGGGCAAAGAGAGACACTTGAGCag GGAGAAAGGAATTTTAATAGATTTGGAGGGTGGCTGGGAAAGAATTCAACGTTAGGGAAaaatcttaggctcttggaagATTTGCATGTTCATCTTCTTGCTTCTCGTGAATCTAGTTCGGGGAG GGAAACACTACGAGTTGAatacctttttcttcttctgaagCGATTGACCGTGCCACTACGTGAGCTGCCTAAG GATGAAGCTGTGCAGGAAGTTGTGGAGTTCATGAATGCTTACTCCATTAGTCAGGATGACTTTGATACTATTGTGGAGTTATCCAAATATAAG GGGCACCCAAATCCGCTAGATGGCATACTACCTGCTGTAAAAGCTGCTTTGACAAAAGCATAcaaagaaggaagcaaaacAAGGATGGTACGAGCTGCAGATTTTGTTACTATTCCTGGAATGAAAAAGGCCCCTAAGAAGCGGATTGCTGCCCTTTTAGAACCATCTGATGTTGTAATTGGAGAGAACAATGACGATACTTTGGTTCAGAGTGAAGATGAAAATTCGTCAGATACAGAGGACTTGG AAGGCACTGCTGCTGGTGAGAAGCTGCAAA AGGAGTGCAAGTACAATTTGATTTGA
- the LOC103420106 gene encoding replication factor C subunit 1-like isoform X10 yields MSQADIRKWFMKSHDKGNSQKPVVTTSQTPSTAKTEPKESARGDQDNSGRRKTSKYFPPDKPTDDKETSKVPAKRKPHKDPDESIKPSPAKKAHKVIDDDDDDDDFVSPNLKKKSVDSTPSKKLKSTSGVGIPQKVTTIDEGGDDDAKAAKSPLKPAGRGRGGRGTSAGPTGGRGRGAGRGGFMNFGERKDPPHKGEKEVPEGAPDCLAGLTFVISGTLDSLEREEAEDLIKRHGGHITGSVSKKTNYLLCDEDIEGRKSSKAKELGTAFLTEDGLFDMIRASIGAKVPVHEAKKSVDDAAAASLPNKSPKKVTLKKDLTGSSLASSASSKLLQSDASLARHKKQTTGHSTFTWTEKYRPKVPNDIIGNQSLVKQLHDWLAHWNEQFLDTGNKKKGKNPTNSGAKRAVLLSGTPGIGKTTSAKLVSQMLGFQAIEVNASDSRCKSDSKIEKGIGGSNANSIKELVSNKALSKDGSKHPKTVLIMDEVDGMSAGDRGGVADLIASIKISKIPIICICNDRYSQKLKSLVNYCLLLSFHKPTKQQMAKRLMQIASAEGLQVNEIALEELAEKVNGDMRMAVNQLQYMSLSMSVIKYDDVRQRLLSSSKDEDISPFTAVDKLFGFNAGKLRMDERVDLSMSDPDLVPLLIQENYINYRPSSAVKDDSGIKRMDLIAHAAESIGNGDIFNVQIRKYRQWQLSQSACLSSSIIPAALLRGQRETLEQGERNFNRFGGWLGKNSTLGKNLRLLEDLHVHLLASRESSSGRETLRVEYLFLLLKRLTVPLRELPKDEAVQEVVEFMNAYSISQDDFDTIVELSKYKGHPNPLDGILPAVKAALTKAYKEGSKTRMVRAADFVTIPGMKKAPKKRIAALLEPSDVVIGENNDDTLVQSEDENSSDTEDLGTAAGEKLQKECKYNLI; encoded by the exons ATG TCACAGGCAGATATTAGGAAGTGGTTTATGAAGTCGCACGACAAGGGAAACAGCCAGAAACCGGTAGTGACTACTTCACAGACTCCTTCAACAGCTAAGACAGAGCCTAAAGAATCA GCGCGTGGAGATCAAGACAACTCTGGCAGGAGGAAAACTAGCAAGTATTTTCCCCCAGATAAGCCAACAGATGATAAAGAAACATCTAAAGTTCCAGCCAAAAGAAAGCCTCACAAGGATCCTGATGAATCTATTAAACCCTCACCTGCAAAAAAAGCTCACAAAGTTATTGATGACGATGATGACGATGACGATTTTGTCTCGCctaatttgaagaagaaatcaGTTGATTCCACTCCTAGTAAGAAACTGAAAAGCACGTCTGGCGTGGGAATCCCACAGAAGGTTACCACTATTGATGAAGGTGGCGATGATGATGCAAAGGCTGCCAAATCACCCCTCAAGCCGGCTGGTAGGGGTCGTGGTGGAAGAGGTACTTCTGCAGGACCAACCGGTGGAAGAGGCAGAGGCGCTGGACGAGGCGGATTTATGAACTTTGGAGAAAGGAAAGATCCTCCACACAAAGGAGAAAAG GAAGTTCCTGAAGGTGCTCCAGATTGTTTAGCTGGCTTGACTTTTGTAATTAGTGGTACACTTGACAg TTTGGAAAGAGAAGAAGCAGAGGATTTGATTAAACGTCATGGCGGTCATATTACTGGATCTGTCAGCAAGAAAACG AATTATCTTTTATGCGATGAAGATATTGAGGGAAGGAAATCCTCTAAAGCTAAAGAACTTGG TACGGCTTTTCTTACTGAGGATGGATTGTTTGATATGATTCGGGCGTCTATCGGTGCTAAAGTACCTGTACACGAAGCAAAGAAATCTGTGGATGATGCTGCAGCAGCATCTTTGCCCAATAAAAGCCCTAAGAAAGTAACATTAAAGA AAGATTTGACTGGAAGCTCGTTGGCATCAAGTGCATCTAGCAAACTGTTGCAGTCAGATGCCTCCCTTGCTAGGCATAAGAAGCAAACTACCGGCCATTCTACTTTTACTTGGACAGAAAAATACAGGCCAAAGGTTCCAAACGACATTATTGGGAATCAGTCATTG GTAAAGCAGCTTCATGATTGGTTGGCACATTGGAATGAGCAATTTCTTGATACTGGAAataagaaaaagggaaaaaaccCAACCAATTCTGGTGCAAAAAGGGCTGTACTTTTAAGTGGAACACCTGGTATAGGGAAAACGACGTCTGCAAAGTTAGTCAGTCAGATGCTTGGTTTCCAGGCAATTGAG GTAAATGCTAGTGACAGTCGTTGTAAATCTGATTCAAAGATTGAAAAGGGAATTGGTGGAAGCAATGCGAATTCGATTAAAGAGCTTGTCAGCAACAAGGCCCTAAGCAAGGATGG ATCAAAGCATCCCAAAACTGTGCTGATTATGGATGAGGTTGATGGGATGTCTGCTGGAGATCGGGGAGGAGTTGCTGATCTTATTGCTAGCATAAAGATTTCAAAAATTCCTATTATCTGCATTTGTAATGATCGTTACAGTCAGAAACTGAAAAGTCTTGTGAACTACTGTTTGCTTCTCAGCTTTCACAAACCTACCAAGCAACAG ATGGCAAAGAGGTTGATGCAAATTGCAAGTGCTGAAGGCcttcaagttaatgag ATTGCTCTTGAGGAACTGGCAGAAAAGGTTAATGGAGACATGCGAATGGCTGTTAACCAATTGCAATATATGAGCCTCTCAATGTCTGTCATTAAATATGATGATGTACGGCAACGCTTATTAAGCAGTTCAAAGGATGAAGATATTTCACCATTTACAGCTGTTGACAA GCTGTTTGGTTTTAATGCTGGAAAGTTGCGAATGGATGAGCGAGTTGACCTGAGCATGAGTGATCCTGACCTAGTCCCTCTTCTTATCCAG GAAAACTATATCAACTACAGGCCAAGTTCGGCTGTAAAAGATGATAGTGGGATAAAACGTATGGACTTGATTGCCCATGCCGCTGAGTCTATTGGCAATGGAGATATTTTCAATGTACAGATTAGAAAATATCGGCAATGGCAGCTTTCCCAAAGTGCTTGTCTTTCATCCTCTATAATTCC TGCTGCATTGTTGCGGGGGCAAAGAGAGACACTTGAGCag GGAGAAAGGAATTTTAATAGATTTGGAGGGTGGCTGGGAAAGAATTCAACGTTAGGGAAaaatcttaggctcttggaagATTTGCATGTTCATCTTCTTGCTTCTCGTGAATCTAGTTCGGGGAG GGAAACACTACGAGTTGAatacctttttcttcttctgaagCGATTGACCGTGCCACTACGTGAGCTGCCTAAG GATGAAGCTGTGCAGGAAGTTGTGGAGTTCATGAATGCTTACTCCATTAGTCAGGATGACTTTGATACTATTGTGGAGTTATCCAAATATAAG GGGCACCCAAATCCGCTAGATGGCATACTACCTGCTGTAAAAGCTGCTTTGACAAAAGCATAcaaagaaggaagcaaaacAAGGATGGTACGAGCTGCAGATTTTGTTACTATTCCTGGAATGAAAAAGGCCCCTAAGAAGCGGATTGCTGCCCTTTTAGAACCATCTGATGTTGTAATTGGAGAGAACAATGACGATACTTTGGTTCAGAGTGAAGATGAAAATTCGTCAGATACAGAGGACTTGG GCACTGCTGCTGGTGAGAAGCTGCAAA AGGAGTGCAAGTACAATTTGATTTGA
- the LOC103420106 gene encoding replication factor C subunit 1-like isoform X5, with the protein MSQADIRKWFMKSHDKGNSQKPVVTTSQTPSTAKTEPKESARGDQDNSGRRKTSKYFPPDKPTDDKETSKVPAKRKPHKDPDESIKPSPAKKAHKVIDDDDDDDDFVSPNLKKKSVDSTPSKKLKSTSGVGIPQKVTTIDEGGDDDAKAAKSPLKPAGRGRGGRGTSAGPTGGRGRGAGRGGFMNFGERKDPPHKGEKEVPEGAPDCLAGLTFVISGTLDSLEREEAEDLIKRHGGHITGSVSKKTNYLLCDEDIEGRKSSKAKELGTAFLTEDGLFDMIRASIGAKVPVHEAKKSVDDAAAASLPNKSPKKVTLKKDLTGSSLASSASSKLLQSDASLARHKKQTTGHSTFTWTEKYRPKVPNDIIGNQSLVKQLHDWLAHWNEQFLDTGNKKKGKNPTNSGAKRAVLLSGTPGIGKTTSAKLVSQMLGFQAIEVNASDSRCKSDSKIEKGIGGSNANSIKELVSNKALSKDGSKHPKTVLIMDEVDGMSAGDRGGVADLIASIKISKIPIICICNDRYSQKLKSLVNYCLLLSFHKPTKQQMAKRLMQIASAEGLQVNEIALEELAEKVNGDMRMAVNQLQYMSLSMSVIKYDDVRQRLLSSSKDEDISPFTAVDKLFGFNAGKLRMDERVDLSMSDPDLVPLLIQENYINYRPSSAVKDDSGIKRMDLIAHAAESIGNGDIFNVQIRKYRQWQLSQSACLSSSIIPAALLRGQRETLEQGERNFNRFGGWLGKNSTLGKNLRLLEDLHVHLLASRESSSGRETLRVEYLFLLLKRLTVPLRELPKDEAVQEVVEFMNAYSISQDDFDTIVELSKYKGHPNPLDGILPAVKAALTKAYKEGSKTRMVRAADFVTIPGMKKAPKKRIAALLEPSDVVIGENNDDTLVQSEDENSSDTEDLEGTAAGEKLQKELQSLNTKGVQVQFDLKGAPNTSAKKTPAGRGSGAGAKRKR; encoded by the exons ATG TCACAGGCAGATATTAGGAAGTGGTTTATGAAGTCGCACGACAAGGGAAACAGCCAGAAACCGGTAGTGACTACTTCACAGACTCCTTCAACAGCTAAGACAGAGCCTAAAGAATCA GCGCGTGGAGATCAAGACAACTCTGGCAGGAGGAAAACTAGCAAGTATTTTCCCCCAGATAAGCCAACAGATGATAAAGAAACATCTAAAGTTCCAGCCAAAAGAAAGCCTCACAAGGATCCTGATGAATCTATTAAACCCTCACCTGCAAAAAAAGCTCACAAAGTTATTGATGACGATGATGACGATGACGATTTTGTCTCGCctaatttgaagaagaaatcaGTTGATTCCACTCCTAGTAAGAAACTGAAAAGCACGTCTGGCGTGGGAATCCCACAGAAGGTTACCACTATTGATGAAGGTGGCGATGATGATGCAAAGGCTGCCAAATCACCCCTCAAGCCGGCTGGTAGGGGTCGTGGTGGAAGAGGTACTTCTGCAGGACCAACCGGTGGAAGAGGCAGAGGCGCTGGACGAGGCGGATTTATGAACTTTGGAGAAAGGAAAGATCCTCCACACAAAGGAGAAAAG GAAGTTCCTGAAGGTGCTCCAGATTGTTTAGCTGGCTTGACTTTTGTAATTAGTGGTACACTTGACAg TTTGGAAAGAGAAGAAGCAGAGGATTTGATTAAACGTCATGGCGGTCATATTACTGGATCTGTCAGCAAGAAAACG AATTATCTTTTATGCGATGAAGATATTGAGGGAAGGAAATCCTCTAAAGCTAAAGAACTTGG TACGGCTTTTCTTACTGAGGATGGATTGTTTGATATGATTCGGGCGTCTATCGGTGCTAAAGTACCTGTACACGAAGCAAAGAAATCTGTGGATGATGCTGCAGCAGCATCTTTGCCCAATAAAAGCCCTAAGAAAGTAACATTAAAGA AAGATTTGACTGGAAGCTCGTTGGCATCAAGTGCATCTAGCAAACTGTTGCAGTCAGATGCCTCCCTTGCTAGGCATAAGAAGCAAACTACCGGCCATTCTACTTTTACTTGGACAGAAAAATACAGGCCAAAGGTTCCAAACGACATTATTGGGAATCAGTCATTG GTAAAGCAGCTTCATGATTGGTTGGCACATTGGAATGAGCAATTTCTTGATACTGGAAataagaaaaagggaaaaaaccCAACCAATTCTGGTGCAAAAAGGGCTGTACTTTTAAGTGGAACACCTGGTATAGGGAAAACGACGTCTGCAAAGTTAGTCAGTCAGATGCTTGGTTTCCAGGCAATTGAG GTAAATGCTAGTGACAGTCGTTGTAAATCTGATTCAAAGATTGAAAAGGGAATTGGTGGAAGCAATGCGAATTCGATTAAAGAGCTTGTCAGCAACAAGGCCCTAAGCAAGGATGG ATCAAAGCATCCCAAAACTGTGCTGATTATGGATGAGGTTGATGGGATGTCTGCTGGAGATCGGGGAGGAGTTGCTGATCTTATTGCTAGCATAAAGATTTCAAAAATTCCTATTATCTGCATTTGTAATGATCGTTACAGTCAGAAACTGAAAAGTCTTGTGAACTACTGTTTGCTTCTCAGCTTTCACAAACCTACCAAGCAACAG ATGGCAAAGAGGTTGATGCAAATTGCAAGTGCTGAAGGCcttcaagttaatgag ATTGCTCTTGAGGAACTGGCAGAAAAGGTTAATGGAGACATGCGAATGGCTGTTAACCAATTGCAATATATGAGCCTCTCAATGTCTGTCATTAAATATGATGATGTACGGCAACGCTTATTAAGCAGTTCAAAGGATGAAGATATTTCACCATTTACAGCTGTTGACAA GCTGTTTGGTTTTAATGCTGGAAAGTTGCGAATGGATGAGCGAGTTGACCTGAGCATGAGTGATCCTGACCTAGTCCCTCTTCTTATCCAG GAAAACTATATCAACTACAGGCCAAGTTCGGCTGTAAAAGATGATAGTGGGATAAAACGTATGGACTTGATTGCCCATGCCGCTGAGTCTATTGGCAATGGAGATATTTTCAATGTACAGATTAGAAAATATCGGCAATGGCAGCTTTCCCAAAGTGCTTGTCTTTCATCCTCTATAATTCC TGCTGCATTGTTGCGGGGGCAAAGAGAGACACTTGAGCag GGAGAAAGGAATTTTAATAGATTTGGAGGGTGGCTGGGAAAGAATTCAACGTTAGGGAAaaatcttaggctcttggaagATTTGCATGTTCATCTTCTTGCTTCTCGTGAATCTAGTTCGGGGAG GGAAACACTACGAGTTGAatacctttttcttcttctgaagCGATTGACCGTGCCACTACGTGAGCTGCCTAAG GATGAAGCTGTGCAGGAAGTTGTGGAGTTCATGAATGCTTACTCCATTAGTCAGGATGACTTTGATACTATTGTGGAGTTATCCAAATATAAG GGGCACCCAAATCCGCTAGATGGCATACTACCTGCTGTAAAAGCTGCTTTGACAAAAGCATAcaaagaaggaagcaaaacAAGGATGGTACGAGCTGCAGATTTTGTTACTATTCCTGGAATGAAAAAGGCCCCTAAGAAGCGGATTGCTGCCCTTTTAGAACCATCTGATGTTGTAATTGGAGAGAACAATGACGATACTTTGGTTCAGAGTGAAGATGAAAATTCGTCAGATACAGAGGACTTGG AAGGCACTGCTGCTGGTGAGAAGCTGCAAAAGGAACTTCAGAGTTTGAACACAAAAG GAGTGCAAGTACAATTTGATTTGAAGGGTGCGCCAAATACAAGTGCAAAGAAGACACCAGCTGGAAGAG GTTCAGGAGCTGGTGCCAAGAGAAAGAGATGA